CCTCTTACCACTTCATCGGCAGCCTGGCCGTGGCAGACCTCCTGGGGAGCGTCATCTTCGTCTACAGCTTCGTCGACTTCCACGTGTTCCACCGCAAAGACAGCCCCAACGTGTTTCTGTTCAAACTGGGGGGGGTCACAGCCTCGTTCACGGCCTCCGTCGGCAGCCTGTTCCTCACGGCCATCGACAGGTACATATCTATTCACAGGCCCCTGGCCTATAAGAGGATCGTCACCCGGCCCAAGGCCGTGGTGGCGTTTTGCCTGATGTGGACCATCGCAATTGTGATCGCCGTGCTGCCTCTCCTGGGCTGGAACTGCAAGAAACTGCAATCCGTGTGCTCAGACATTTTCCCTCTCATCGACGAGACCTACCTGATGTTCTGGATCGGGGTCACCAGCGTGCTGCTGCTATTCATCGTGTACGCCTACATGTACATTCTCTGGAAGGCGCATAGCCACGCCGTCCGCATGATCCAGCGCGGTACCCAGAAGAGTATCATCATCCACACGTCCGAGGACGGCAAGGTGCAGGTGACCCGGCCGGACCAAGCCCGCATGGACATTAGGCTGGCCAAGACCCTGGTCCTGATCCTGGTGGTTTTGATCATCTGCTGGGGCCCTCTGCTCGCAATCATGGTGTACGATGTCTTTGGGAAGATGAACAAGCTCATTAAGACAGTGTTCGCATTCTGCAGCATGCTCTGCCTGCTGAATTCCACCGTGAACCCCATCATCTACGCTCTGCGGAGCAAGGACCTGAGACATGCTTTCCGGAGCATGTTCCCCTCGTGCGAAGGCACTGCACAGCCTCTCGATAACAGCATGGGGGACTCGGACTGCCTGCACAAACACGCCAACAATGCAGCCAGCGTCCACAGGGCCGCGGAGAGCTGCATCAAGAGCACGGTCAAGATCGCCAAGGTGACCATGTCTGTGTCCACGGACACGTCTGCCGAGGCTCTGTGAGCCAGACGCGTCCCTGGCagcacaggaaaagaaattctctctctctctctctctctctctttttttaaaagctcaaaaaCCCAGAAGAGTCTGTCGTCTCATcggttatatttttttaagttgaccaCGCTCAGTGAAAAGGTGATTGTCACCGTGATCAGTTTTCAGTTCTCTAACGTTTCCATAGTGTAGGTCCTCAAACTCAGTTCTCCGGGGGTTTACGGTGAAGAAAGCCTGTTGTTGAAGGGACTGGAAGGTCCTTCAAAGTCTCAGTGAAATAGGAGAGAACCTTTGGCTACACAATTGGAAGCCCAAATACCCATAGAAAAAGGCCATCAAATGAGTAATGCCTTTGTAATCACAACTTTCATTATAATGTGAAATGTACTTGTCCGGAAGTGATCAGAGATGTCCATTTTTACGACAGTTATAGTAATAAAGTAGAGCTATTTTGTAAAGTGTAGTGTGTCCTGTGAGATGTGTATCAGTGTTTACCATGTGTTATTTATATTTGTCTAGTCCAGCAAAACTGCAAGGTGGGCTTCTACGAGAACAATGGCACATAAGCAGTGGATATATGCCAATGAgaccactttttaaaacattattgccCATGATGTAACTTTAGAAACCTTAATAATTTTTTCAGATATCTCTATTTAAATTTGACATTGAAATAACcataaaggtttatttttctgttagtcCAACAAGAAGAATTTGAAGACTGTCCAAAGTCTTGAGCAGAATTCATTGACACTTAAAAATTTCTTAGTCCTGCATTTTCATACGAGGACTCGTATTCTCTTATGGACTATAGCTGTTCTGTTGGCTGATGGATTACAATCAGAACAGAAGAGAGACTGCATATTGACTTTGGCTGACATCTCCGACTTGCTTTAGACTTTAGCTCTTACTGGACCTCTTAAGACAGCATGTGTCAATCTTAATGTATGTTGTTATCACTGTGCAATTGCTGTTTTCTTGAAGAGTATTGCATCCTTATATTCCAGGTTTACGTAGATTTCATGCCTGGGTGGCCAAACAAcagtcttcattttttcttcattgaaaaGAAGTATTGTCTGGATCAGTAAAATTAtactgtgtgtgagtgtgaatataaatgtgtgtgtgtgtgtgtgtgtttctatccTGTAACTGTTCTAGTAATGTCCTAAAGTGAGAAAACTGTGACCACGTGAAAGCTGTTCCCCTTCCTGCGCTCTTGCACAAGAATTCAGTTTCTAAAATTGAGTTCTTCCGGAAATCTAGTTGATAAAAATACTGACCATAAATAAGCTTTCAGAACCCTCCCCCTTTGAAATTGGGTCAAGTAGTACTAAACTGACCTTTAGGTATTTCGTAAGACCAGCGTTTAGCAAGGAATCATCTATAATGAACCTTCAGGTCAAGGTCTGTGTTTACAGTGTTCATGTcgggaaatgggagtgttttggTTTCTGAGCACCTAATGTTGATCAAGTCCATGGAGATGTAAGTCATTATAAGGGAAGTAGCTCTAAAATAAAACCCTCCAGTGGTAACATAGTTTAGTTGTGTGTGAGGGAGCGTGATCCCAGTTTAAGTAGCACTATACTTTGCTCACTGCAGTGGGACTACCACATACGGCTTATGTGGTAAGAAGGCCTATCGGACAGTGGGTGAGACAGAAAAGGGCAGTGAGGACCTGACACACTCGTGATTGAGGCCTGGATGTCATATGGCTGCTTCTGTGCTTTCGTGCAGATGCCCTTGGTGATAACCCAGCACCCAgctttgtctgtataggtttgggCTCTTTAAAGAACAGGCCTCTCCTCTGTTCCTGATTAACAAGAGGTGCTAAAGCTTAAAGATGAGCGTGACTTGCTTTCTTCTTAC
The genomic region above belongs to Physeter macrocephalus isolate SW-GA chromosome 10, ASM283717v5, whole genome shotgun sequence and contains:
- the CNR1 gene encoding cannabinoid receptor 1 isoform X1 gives rise to the protein MKSILDGLADTTFRTITTDLLYVGANDIQYEDSKGDMASKLGYFPQKFPLTSFRGSPFQEKMTAGDHPQLVPADQVNLTEFYNKSLSSYKENDENIQCGENFMDMECFMILNPSQQLAIAVLSLTLGTFTVLENLLVLCVILHSRSLRCRPSYHFIGSLAVADLLGSVIFVYSFVDFHVFHRKDSPNVFLFKLGGVTASFTASVGSLFLTAIDRYISIHRPLAYKRIVTRPKAVVAFCLMWTIAIVIAVLPLLGWNCKKLQSVCSDIFPLIDETYLMFWIGVTSVLLLFIVYAYMYILWKAHSHAVRMIQRGTQKSIIIHTSEDGKVQVTRPDQARMDIRLAKTLVLILVVLIICWGPLLAIMVYDVFGKMNKLIKTVFAFCSMLCLLNSTVNPIIYALRSKDLRHAFRSMFPSCEGTAQPLDNSMGDSDCLHKHANNAASVHRAAESCIKSTVKIAKVTMSVSTDTSAEAL
- the CNR1 gene encoding cannabinoid receptor 1 isoform X2, whose translation is MKSILDGLADTTFRTITTDLLYVGANDIQGSPFQEKMTAGDHPQLVPADQVNLTEFYNKSLSSYKENDENIQCGENFMDMECFMILNPSQQLAIAVLSLTLGTFTVLENLLVLCVILHSRSLRCRPSYHFIGSLAVADLLGSVIFVYSFVDFHVFHRKDSPNVFLFKLGGVTASFTASVGSLFLTAIDRYISIHRPLAYKRIVTRPKAVVAFCLMWTIAIVIAVLPLLGWNCKKLQSVCSDIFPLIDETYLMFWIGVTSVLLLFIVYAYMYILWKAHSHAVRMIQRGTQKSIIIHTSEDGKVQVTRPDQARMDIRLAKTLVLILVVLIICWGPLLAIMVYDVFGKMNKLIKTVFAFCSMLCLLNSTVNPIIYALRSKDLRHAFRSMFPSCEGTAQPLDNSMGDSDCLHKHANNAASVHRAAESCIKSTVKIAKVTMSVSTDTSAEAL